In Corvus cornix cornix isolate S_Up_H32 chromosome 9, ASM73873v5, whole genome shotgun sequence, the genomic stretch GGGAGCCCCCGCCCCGCAGCCGCCAGCCCTTGGCCACCGCAGGCGGAGCGGGAGCCCCTGGGCTCCGGGCGGGTCTCGGACCGGTCCAGCGCGTGGAGGGGAGAGGAGCCGCGGGCGGAGCGGGGACACGCAGCCTTGACACGCGTCCGAGGGGCTCAGGAACCGTGAGtgggtctgtgtgtgtgcatttctgTGCGTGTGTGCGCGGGTCTGCGCAAAGCAGGAGCGTCCCCTGGGACGGGGGTGTCAGCACAGGTTGCCAGCACGGAGGGCAGGCGGGAGCGCGGACAGAGACGGGACACGGGCAGGGAGCTGAGCCGGACGCGGAGCACGGGGCGATGCTGCGAGCTCAACAACTTCCCCGCACCCAAGTGTGACAGGAGCCGGCGGGAGCCACCTGCTTCACGGGGGAGTGATTCGGGTGACCCAGGGATTGCACATCTATAAGTGGGGAGACCTCAGGAAGCCGCTGGGTCCATCTTGCATTTCCCGAGATGATCCCGGACAAGCGGGTGCAGCATAGGCTCCCGTGCCGGACAGTGCtggggcggccgcggggctgaTCGATGCTTTACTCACCACCGAGGCCACGCAAATGACAAATGCCGGAGTTGCGAAGGCTGCCGGAGGGGCAGGAGACGCCTGTGCCGCCCTCCCCTGGGACTCTCAGAGTCAATAGAGTTTATTACCTTAACGTTATTTCCTCTCTCTGAAGGGCAGCTTTTTGGCAGTGCTGCTTTGTAGATAAGGAGCCAGCCGagccagcccctggcaggggcagggtCTCGGCACCGCGATTTGCTTGGCCAGCGGCGGGAAAGGAAGCCCCTGGCACACCCCCGGCTCACCCTCCAGCCTCTCAGCTGACAGCGGACAAGAGGGAGAAGGTGAATAAAGGCAGGCGGCTTCTCCGAGCTGAGCTCCGAGGGGAAAGCAGCGGCAGGATTTCATTTGCCTGCCTCTTAAGGCAGTGAAGTCTCCATACCCTCCCAcgctccctccccagcctgacCCTGTCCGGCGCAGGGGTGGTGGGACCTCAGCGTTCATCTGGAGTTTCCCAACAAGCTGTAAGTCCTTATCCTGCTGGAAAATCAATTTTCCCTCTGGTTGTTTCATGGTtgccctgccagcccttctACATAGCTGGTAGAATTGCGGCCAGGAGTGATTTTTGGGGCTGGCTTTTTGGGGCTGTATCCTGCTCTGCttacagagcaggaaaagaggaCAGCCCTGCTGACATTCCCCTGATGATGGGGCAAAGGGCCTAAGGTGGACTAGGGAGCTGCCAAGGTTATTTTCAGATGGGAAATGGGGCAAGAAGCACTTGGGAGCCCTGGAGGGAGGTTAGGTGGAGATTTTGTGTGGTTTCCCAAAGGAAAGGCTGTGGCTGGGGCAGGATGGATATGAGAGTGCAGAGCCCTGGTGATTAGCAGCATCCTGGCATCAGTGGGGAGAGGGAcagtgggagcagggggagcagAGAAGTTGGGAAAGCATCCCGCAAACCTCTCCATCTCTCCACAGCCATGAATCCCTATGTCAACTGCTCCAGTTCTGAgttccccctgccccagcaagACTTCCCTGTGGAGCCCATCAGCCCTGACCTCAGCAACAGGACTCACCCAGAGACCTTGTTCGACCCTAAGGATGCCAACCTGACAGAGGAGCAGCTGCGGGATAAGTACCTGGGACCTCGACGGTCCAACTTCTTTGTGCCAGTCTGTGTCATCTACCTGCTGATCTTCTTGGTGGGGGCTGTGGGCAACACGCTCACCTGCATCGTCATCCTCCGGCACCGGTTCATGAGGACACCCACCAACTACTACCTGTTCAGCCTGGCCGTGTCTgacctgctggtgctgctgctggggatgcCACTGGAGCTGTACGACATGTGGAGCAACTACCCCTTCCTGCTGGGGGCCAGCGGTTGCTACTTCAAGACGCTGCTCTTTGAGGCCGTCTGCTTTGCCTCCATCCTCAACGTCACGGCCCTGAGCGTGGAGCGCTACATCGCTGTGGTACACCCGCTCAAAGCCAAGTACGTGGTGACCAGGAACCACGCCAAGAGGGTCATTGTCACCATCTGGGTCTTGTCAGTCGTCTGCTCCATCCCCAACACCAgcctccatgggctgcagcctCTCTACGTGCCAGGACGGGGGCGGGTGCCTGATTCAGAGATCTGCACCCTGGTGAAGCCACGCTTGACCTACAATCTCATCATCCAGATCACCACCATCATCTTCTTCTTCCTGCCCATGGGGACCATCAGTGTCCTCTACCTTCTTATTGGCCTGCagctcaagaaagaaaagatgctgGAAGCCTTGGGAGCCAAGACCAGCAGCAGCCGCAGCTGCCACAACACCCAGGGGCAGAAGAAAGTCAAGAGGAGGCAGGTCACGAAGATGCTGTGTGAGTCAGTGCTGGGGATGGCAGAGCCAGGGACTATCTCCCAAGGCTGTTTTGGGAGGGTGCTGGGGGGAAACTGAGTCATGGACAGTCCAGAACACTGAGGCTGGGTCATTCCCGAGGTTGTGGGTCTGGCTTGGGGGGTGTCGGGGCAAAGGCAGATCTGGTGATTCTGGTCCAGCGGTGAGGATTGCTTGTGCCAGCTCCCACCAAGCCCTCCTTGAGTGAAGTGCAGggtgagaaagggaaaggaggtgggctgggatgggggaaCTCACTCCCTGTCCCTCCACCCAGACCTCAAATGCTGGTGGCAGTGATGGGGTTTCCCAGAAGGGCAGCACttctgcccagccccacagcctctGTGGGCAATGACCCAAGGCTGGATTGAAACATCCTCTTTCCCACTGCTCTTCACTCttgctcccctccccagcacagctcccagagccTCTGGCCCCCTTCCCAGGAGTGGGAACTGGCTGCCCATGGGTAGCTGCCTCTCCCAGCATGCTGACCTCCACACGCTCCTGGTCCCATGATAGCATAGCAATGGCAGATTGCCCAGCCCAGTCCAAcggcagggccagggctgctTTTCTGCCACATCCCAGACAAGTGGTAACTCTGCTTTCCATGGCActtgggctgggctggggacaaagGGGGACCTGTCCCCATGTGCCCCAGAGATGCATTGTGGCATGGGTATGGCAGAGGACGCCAGGACTACCTGTACATATACATACCTACACCCTTTCCTTTccatcagcagagctgggttataaaaaaacaaaaccaaaaccagagcaCAAGGAAAGGTCTCAAATAGCTCTTGCTCCTTGGACTTTGCTGGTGAAGGTGGCAGGTTCCCAGAGGCTGGATGCAAACAGGGGAGtcccccagctgtgctgcatgGCTGTGACAGAGCCAGCTGCCTGCCTCATGAGGAGTGGAGAGGCGCAGCACAGAAGTACCTGGAGTAGCACTGGCAGGAGATGGAGGGAGGAGATCCTGTCCAGACGTCCAGCCCTTCCATGGCAAGTCCAGAAGGCACTGAGGGGACCTTTCCCCTCTCGTTCTTCCTCTCTCTAATGCTTCTTTGCTATGGCCAAAGCTGAAACAGGGCGGTGCTTGGCCAGGGACTGGGGGTCTCTGTGGGGTTAGTAATCCCTATCCCCCCAGTAACACCAGCTCCTCGTCTCCCCACAGTTGTGCTAGTGGTGGTGTTTGGGATCTGCTGGGCTCCCTTCCACACTGACCGCCTTGTCTGGAGTTTTGTCTCCACCTGGACCAGCAACATGCTCCACATGTTCCAGTATGTCCACATCATCTCAGGTGTCTTCTTCTACCTGAGCTCGGCTGCCAACCCCATCCTCTACAACCTGATGTCCACCCGCTTCCGGGAGATGTTCAAGGAGGTGATGTGCCGCCCCGGCCACCGCCCGCCGTGGGCACGGAAGTACTCGCCCAGCGTCACCCGCACGACCACCCGCAGCACCGAGTGCGAGCCCCTGCCCGGCACCAGCGGGCTGCCCCTCTCTGATGCCAAGGAGTACGAGCTGGAGGACATGGACAGGGGCCAGGCCACCACCCACGCAGTGTCCCTCTGCTGAAGAGTGGGAGGACAGGGAAGGACTGCGACCAGCCTTCCTCACCGCCAGCATCCATCTGACTGTGGCACTCATCCTGTGGTAGGGAGCGAGGCAGGAGCGATGGAGGGATTGCTGCCTCTCTGTGCTGTCCCACTGGGATGGAAAGGCTGGTTGtatcagcagcactgctccaggGACACAGTGGCAGTGGCCTTGCTGTGGTCTGCATGCATTGTAATGCATCCTACTGTCCTCAGCACCAGGCCTGGCCAAGGCCAGGGCATCCTTTGTGGTGTGGGGACAGCTGACTTCTATGTCAGGGATATGCCAGCAATCCCCAAAAACATTCCATCCCTCCTGGCCCAGTGGGGTGAGCCCCCAGGTGCTGGAGTCAGGGTTTCAGGCACTCCAGGCTGTTTTGGGACACAGAGATGGATGGGTGCCCTGAGAGGTGCTTGCACCTGGGCTGAGACCCAAGGGACTGGGAGAGGTTTACATGGGATggattggggaaaaaatggtctGTGGGTGCCTTTTCCCTTGAAGACTTCTTCAGGGCTGTCTGGCACCAATGTGACCCTGATTTTTCTGGCACATCTCTTCAGTGgtgcctggctgcagggtgCTGGTACAGCTCCTTGCTCCCAGCCTTTCTCATGCCCTGCATTCCCAGCCCTTTGAGGGCAAGGGAAGGAGCATGGCTGCTCCCTCCAGAGCTGGAGTCTGTGGGGGGAAAATACGGGACAAAGGGATCTCCAGACTGCCTGTTGTGCCAAGGCTCCGTGACTGTGTCGCATGAATATGCTCCCCTCTCCCGTCTCTGACCAGCATGTGGTGGGTGCCaatctcctcttcctctgcccacTGTGGTCACCTGTACTTGTGGGGAATGTGGGGAgccctcctccatccctgccctgcatGGGCTGAGCCTcactgagaattaaaaaaaaccattgGCCTGCGTTGTGCACTGGTTGTGTCTCCCAACAGCCAGGTCTGCTCCCTGCATGGGGCTGAACCCAGGCCATGCTCCTGGGGAGGGTGATGGATGGGCCACATGCCAGGGTGATGGACACCAGGGGTGTTTCACCGGATCTCCctgggggctctgctgctgtcatggGTCTGTGGGTCCAGGCACACTGAGGACACAAGAGGGAGGGCACAAGTGGGATGCCTGCACCCTTCCTGGTCTCtcaggctgagctggggctggggcctTTGCAGAGGGAcagctgcctctggagctgTGGCCATCAGTCCTTCCCCAGACACACGGCTCGGAAAATGTCACGAAAATGCCAGGGAGCGTGGGCTGACTGGTCATGCTCTCCCGGGCTGGAAGGACCCATCGATTTGCTGTCTGAGATCAATGCTGCTGCCTTCCGTGTGTACACCAGGTCCTGCAGGATGAAATATTGAGGATCTGAAATAGGAGCTGAGGGACTGCCCAAGCAGTTTGAGCTCTTGTTTTGCACTACTTACTCAGCCCCAACTCCCTCCCGACCAGCTCTGGAGGCTCCCCTCGCTCAGCATCACATGGTCATGCCTCTGGTCAGCTTGGGCTTGCCTGGGGCTTGCTTGAGCAGAAATACTGGATGAGCAAGCCCCAGGCagagcactggcagctgctgctttgcttccagCCCCTCCTAAGCACATTGCATGGGACCACAGCCAGACCAGTGACCAAGAACAggcagggtttggggctggcacactccctcctgctcccaacTATCCAGTCCCTGGCTCAGGGGCAGTGCAGCTGGCTtcccctgctccccatcccacagctggaTCTGACATGGGCAAAACCCTTCCTAAGCCCTTGAGGGGTCCTGttgggtgctgctgggtgagggTGGGCATTGGGCTGCAGTAACTCTGCACTTCGGGGTCCTGCTGACTGCTTGCAGCCTCTCTCTGGAGGATGTCAGTGTGGCCAAGGGCATCGAGCTCCTTCTATTTCATCCTCTCTCGCTCCTGTCAGTGATGGTCCTGGCAGGGGACAGCACCCTGGCAGCCACGTGGGGCCCCTCATCACCGCTGCGTGGGCGGATGTGACTGATGCCTCCTTGATGGCCATTATTGCCCCATCTCACTTCacccagctgcttcctcagccACAAATCTCCAGGGAATGGCTTTTTAATAGGCAGTCGATAGTATTTTACAATGTAGTGACAAACGCCCGCATGGAGCTTTGGGGTCCCTCGTGCTGCACATTGGGAGAacttgtcctgctgctcctgaacagtcaggctgtgcagggatacagctgtggctgctgcagctcaagCTCCTTGGTCAGTGTCAGAGTGTGTGTTCCCAGGGTTTTTTTACAGGGTCCTCggtctcagcacagctgggatggAGTCCAGAGCAGCCAGAAAGGGGAGGCATTGGCTTTGGCTTCATCCAGCCTTGTGTTCCCAGCAGCCCAGACATCTTCTGACCTGGGACTCCCCATCCTCCTTGGTGACCTCAAATTCTCCTCTCTGAGATGCAGGAGGAGAATGTGCTGCTCAAGCCCTGATATATTGGGTGGTgatgctggggctgccccaccACCCGCTCCACATGCACAGCTGGGCCAGGATCACCCTGGAAAACATCCCAAAAGCTTGGCAGAAATgtagctgcagcacagctggtggCAATTCCTGGGTGGAGATGTACGGGCAAACTTTGCTCCCCTGGCTGGGTTTTGATGATGTGGAGACTTCCCAGGTACTACATGCCAGCCAGGCTCCCAAGAGATGCTGGAATCAAAGGCTGCTGGGCAAGTCCTTTAATCCTATAATTAATAGTAAAATCTGCATGAAACCTAATAAAAAAGGAACTGATCTCCTCAGGGAGAATGGTTTCATGGAGCATTTTATACCTCTCCATCATCACTGGGGAAGGCACTGGTTGATGACTCCTTCCTGCCTTGGGTTCATTGCAGCCCTCAGGAAGGGAATTGTGGAACTCTTTGCTCCAAGGACGATGTTCTccactgccctgagccctcAGGATCAGTCTTGCCCCTGCCACCTTCTCAGTATAAATTAGAAGGATTATTCCTACCAGGGAGGTGGTTTTAGAAGAAAAGGGCCCTGTGGGACAGGGAAATGCAGAAGCCAAGGATGGGCAAGTgttcccactgctcccacccATGTAACTGGCCAGGGGCAATGGCTGGTGCTTCAGGATGGTTGGGCAGAAGGAGCATTCCAAAACACTGTCTGAGagccaaataaatatttcagggcGCAAGGGACCCCAGATGGGACAGAGTAGAGGTACACTGAGGGGCCAGGAGATGCAGGAAGTGTGTGGATGCCGTTGCTCCGTGTCTTTGCTCGGAGCTGGGAGAAGCATCTCTCTGTCCCTGCAATACGGAGCACGTGGTCAGGTTGGGCTCCATGCCACCATCTCCTCTCCAAACACTTTGTTTCTGAAGAGCTGTTCCCCAAAACTTGTCCATCTGTC encodes the following:
- the NMUR1 gene encoding neuromedin-U receptor 1 translates to MNPYVNCSSSEFPLPQQDFPVEPISPDLSNRTHPETLFDPKDANLTEEQLRDKYLGPRRSNFFVPVCVIYLLIFLVGAVGNTLTCIVILRHRFMRTPTNYYLFSLAVSDLLVLLLGMPLELYDMWSNYPFLLGASGCYFKTLLFEAVCFASILNVTALSVERYIAVVHPLKAKYVVTRNHAKRVIVTIWVLSVVCSIPNTSLHGLQPLYVPGRGRVPDSEICTLVKPRLTYNLIIQITTIIFFFLPMGTISVLYLLIGLQLKKEKMLEALGAKTSSSRSCHNTQGQKKVKRRQVTKMLFVLVVVFGICWAPFHTDRLVWSFVSTWTSNMLHMFQYVHIISGVFFYLSSAANPILYNLMSTRFREMFKEVMCRPGHRPPWARKYSPSVTRTTTRSTECEPLPGTSGLPLSDAKEYELEDMDRGQATTHAVSLC